One Paraburkholderia kururiensis DNA window includes the following coding sequences:
- a CDS encoding efflux transporter outer membrane subunit, translated as MKRTLIALLCAAALAGCTLDPTYQRPAAPVDSTWSTVPAPAQQKAAQTTAAAPLGADLGWRDFFKDPRLQKLIELALANNRDMRVAALNVAQYEAQYRIARANIGPTISASGSVTRERVEGSTSAYSSSSASVGLTSWEVDFFGRLRSLKRQALEQYLATDAARTSTQISLIATVATDYLQLLSDEASLQITQNTVDADQHTYDLTVSMMKMGSSSLQDVRQAENSLASARSSLASYTRAVAQDRNNLVAEIGAPLPDDLPQGPSLMESEATLADIGEGVPSDLLTRRPDIVEAEHTLKAANANIGAARAAFFPKIELTASAGTTSGSLSNLFKAGTGAWTFAPSISVPIFDFGYNRASLDVAKVEKDIDIANYEKAIQTAFKEVSNALAGRTTYVTQVAADRDYVNSAQQYYDLAQARYRSGTDSFLTLLDAQRTLYTAQQQLVTDMLAKQSNLITLYKVLGGGWSETGAVAQR; from the coding sequence ATGAAACGCACCCTGATCGCCCTTCTTTGTGCGGCCGCCCTGGCAGGCTGCACGCTGGACCCGACGTACCAGCGTCCGGCCGCGCCGGTCGACAGCACGTGGTCCACCGTCCCCGCGCCTGCGCAGCAGAAGGCCGCGCAGACCACCGCCGCGGCACCGCTGGGTGCCGACCTCGGCTGGCGCGACTTCTTCAAAGACCCGCGCCTGCAAAAGCTGATCGAACTCGCGCTCGCCAACAACCGCGACATGCGCGTGGCCGCGCTCAACGTGGCGCAGTACGAAGCGCAGTACCGCATTGCGCGCGCGAACATCGGGCCCACCATCAGCGCATCCGGCTCGGTCACGCGCGAACGCGTGGAGGGCTCCACGAGCGCCTACAGTTCGAGCAGCGCGAGCGTGGGGCTCACGTCGTGGGAAGTCGACTTTTTCGGTCGCCTGCGCAGCCTCAAGCGTCAGGCACTGGAGCAGTACCTCGCCACCGACGCCGCGCGCACCAGCACGCAGATCAGCCTGATCGCGACGGTCGCCACGGACTATCTGCAACTGCTCTCCGACGAAGCTTCATTGCAGATCACGCAGAACACCGTGGACGCCGACCAGCACACCTACGACCTCACGGTCAGCATGATGAAGATGGGCAGTTCGTCGCTGCAGGACGTGCGCCAGGCCGAAAACTCGCTGGCCAGCGCGCGCTCGAGCCTCGCCTCGTACACGCGTGCGGTGGCGCAGGACCGCAACAACCTCGTGGCCGAAATTGGCGCACCGCTGCCCGACGATCTGCCGCAAGGCCCTTCGCTGATGGAAAGCGAGGCCACGCTTGCGGACATCGGCGAAGGCGTGCCGTCGGACCTGCTCACGCGCCGGCCCGACATCGTCGAAGCCGAGCACACGCTGAAGGCCGCCAACGCGAACATCGGCGCCGCGCGCGCCGCGTTCTTTCCGAAGATCGAGCTGACGGCTTCCGCGGGCACCACGAGCGGCAGCCTCTCGAACCTCTTCAAGGCGGGCACGGGCGCGTGGACGTTTGCGCCGTCCATCTCGGTGCCCATCTTCGACTTCGGCTACAACCGCGCCTCGCTGGACGTGGCGAAGGTCGAGAAGGACATCGACATCGCGAACTACGAGAAGGCCATCCAGACGGCGTTCAAGGAAGTGTCGAATGCGCTTGCGGGGCGCACGACGTACGTCACGCAGGTGGCCGCGGACCGCGACTACGTGAACTCGGCGCAGCAGTACTACGACCTCGCGCAGGCCCGCTATCGCAGCGGCACCGACAGCTTCCTCACCCTGCTCGACGCGCAGCGCACGCTCTACACCGCGCAACAGCAACTGGTCACGGACATGCTCGCCAAGCAGTCCAACCTCATCACGCTGTACAAGGTGCTGGGCGGCGGCTGGTCGGAAACGGGCGCGGTGGCGCAGCGGTAG